One Amaranthus tricolor cultivar Red isolate AtriRed21 chromosome 10, ASM2621246v1, whole genome shotgun sequence genomic window carries:
- the LOC130824957 gene encoding uncharacterized protein LOC130824957 — protein MTKCAVGKPKIRDNSGSNTLLQPPKIAPILSYQNDIVLVEETSQEANTKFEEWMTNSGEINGYVTHHTQSNWHKWRAATGVLCDQKLSIRLKDDTVLVEETSQEANTKFEEWMTNSGEINGYVTHHTQSNWHKWRAATGVLCDRKLSIRLKDFHYVNY, from the exons ATGACCAAATGTGCAGTGGGAAAACCTAAAATTAGGGATAATTCTGGGTCCAATACCCTATTGCAACCGCCCAAGATAGCCCCTATTCTTAG ctACCAAA ATGATATAGTGTTGGTCGAAGAAACTAGTCAAGAGGCTAATACTAAATTCGAAGAATGGATGACA AATAGTGGGGAGATTAATGGATATGTTACACATCATACACAATCCAATTGGcataagtggcgagcagccactgGAGTGTTATGTGATCAAAAGTTATCGATTAGACTGAAAG ATGATACAGTGTTGGTCGAAGAAACTAGTCAAGAGGCTAATACTAAATTCGAAGAATGGATGACA AACAGTGGGGAGATTAATGGATATGTTACACATCATACACAATCCAATTGGCATAAGTGGCGAGCAGCTACTGGAGTGTTATGTGATAGAAAGTTATCGATTAGACTGAAAG ACTTTCATTATGTGAACTATTGA